In the Primulina tabacum isolate GXHZ01 chromosome 15, ASM2559414v2, whole genome shotgun sequence genome, TTGTTTATAAATTCTATGTAGACACATTTAAAGAATTTGACATCTCCCACATATGTTGCGATAAATTAACTCATAGATCGATAAACGTTAAAACtatatatgatataatatatataataaaatcaaataatatattttcaagTGAGGTtatatcatttttaaaatttcatctctaacaatctcgttcaaaattcataatttttttatgttagaaatattattaattaaagattgtatttaaattaaactaacaataaaaacaagaataaaatatttttacaaaaataataaatgatatagagaaaaaaaaatgtaaatgtAGCGCGCTTAATGAGATCGTCTTCACAGTTAACTCGaggtcgatttttttttttctggctACATCTCTGTGTACACCTATGGAATTGTTGTTACCAAACCCCAACAAATAAAAACATACGAGAGCACATAATCTCACTCAATCACTGCATCAAAATCGCACAATTGACATTATATACGATAGTTTCACAAAATATTCGACGGATTTGGATCCTCTACTGTGTTGAAAATACAAAATTTGTTGTGTGCaatttttacacgagatgatcacaTGATCATCTTGTGGACATCACAATATatgagataaatttaaaaagttgtCAGATTAAATGAGATGATCATGTGATCATCTAGTGTAAAAAATGCACATCACATGATCATCTTGTGGACATCACACAATatgagataaatttaaaaagttgtTAGATTAAACTCGTGTAAAAAGTGCACACCATCAAGTGATGTATTTTCAATACAGTAGAGGATATAAATCCATATTCGACATGTTGGTTAATCCAAATTACTATAACTATGGTGTGCTCTTACAAACCAATTCAAATATCTATTACAAAATTATTAACATGGGATAGAAGTATTCTATGTATCTAATAGACGCTAATAAAGACAAATTAagagaaaattaatattttagttTTGTAAGTTGACAAGTTTTGAGTTTTAGTTCATCCAATAACTTATATTTGCCCAAAATCACAAAATCTATCCGATATTTACTCGTTTTGACATTGATTCTCTCTCCAGTGGTTCGTCTGGCAAAATAAAGTTTATATTATACATTaacaaaaatcttaaaaataatcTGTAATATGAATCATGACGCAAAAAATTAAAGTACAAGTAAAACTGTTGAAAGATGATAAGAACAGTTTCAAGAATTCATCATCTTTGCTATTTAAAGAACCTCCGATAAATTATAACACCAACAACAATCCAAAACACCGCAACAGATGCAAAAAATGCTTATTTCACAGTACAACCTCCAACCCTACAAATACGCCATCCAAGAACACCTTCAACCAAGCCAAAAACCCAAACTACAGGAGTAAAATCaccaggaaaaaaaaaaggaagagCTCCCACTAATCCAAACATCAAGAAAATGAACTCCCGTGTCATGGTACCGGTAATATTCGCTATTCTTGCCATTGTCCAATTCTTTGCGCAGCCTGGATACGCTATCACTTGTGGTGAAGTTGATGTGGCTTTAATACCATGCATCCCTTACCTCACGGGACATGACATTGATCCAACTCCGGGATGCTGTAATGGCTTGAAAGCCATTATAGCGAAGGTCCAAACGCCAGAAGACAAAAGGGCCTGCTGCAACTGTGTTAAGGCTGCTGCTAACAGATACCCAGACCTGAAGGATGCGGTGGCTCAGAGTCTTCCGGCTAAGTGTGGGGTTGCAATGGACATTGTCATTTCTCGCAACGTCAACTGTGACAAGTCAGTGTGAACAATCTATGCTTTTCGggtctctttttcttgtttGGATACATGTACAATAAATTTATGTCATGGTTTTTCTTTCTCTTGGCAGGTTAGAAAGTCAAGTTTGAAGTGCACCATGATGAAGACACCAGATTCGATTCAGAAATAACTCAAATTACTCTTAGTTTTCAATAATCTTATGGTTTGTAAACCTACTTGTATTAATGGAATTACACGAAGAATCTTCATTTTCATTGTAATCTGAAACTCCAAGATATTCAGTTaattaaataaaccatttacTACTTTCTTGGATTTTCGTGCAAACAATTTCGGTACGCGTGCATATGCTTTTCTGCATactaacaaaaaaaatcaaaattcgcTTCATTATATTTCTAAAAACTCGAAGagtttttaataataataataattatttatcacTGTAATCGGCAGTAAGCACATAATTTAAAACTATTCGAGTATACAATATTCATAAGTTCGagtttttaataataataataattatttatcacTGTAATCGGCAGTAAGCACATAATTTAAAACTATTCGAGTATACAATATTCATAAGAATTCCATGTatcatcttatattaatttatgTATTGCTTAGTACATTACCCTTAAATCTGTCTACGGaccaaaatttttttaatatataaatggATAAAACTAAATTCTCGATTTTAAGATCCATTCTCGTTGAAACAACTGAAGTATGAATCTTATCATTACATCATTTGAATAAACACgtacataattaattaaagcatagTTTTGATATACTGCACACCTGTCGTGCACACCTATGTGAGTACCGATGTGGTGTCACTCACctattggatgtgatgaaatatagaaaaattgcgCATCCAATGAGTGAgtgacacctcatcggtgctcacataTGTTTGCACGGTAGGTGTGCAGCATATCAAAACTGATTAAAAGCATCCTTAAATCGATTAAATATATTGACTTAATTCATTATGTATTAATCTCATGC is a window encoding:
- the LOC142527579 gene encoding non-specific lipid-transfer protein 1-like: MNSRVMVPVIFAILAIVQFFAQPGYAITCGEVDVALIPCIPYLTGHDIDPTPGCCNGLKAIIAKVQTPEDKRACCNCVKAAANRYPDLKDAVAQSLPAKCGVAMDIVISRNVNCDKLESQV